One Rosa chinensis cultivar Old Blush chromosome 5, RchiOBHm-V2, whole genome shotgun sequence genomic region harbors:
- the LOC112163874 gene encoding uncharacterized protein LOC112163874 has product MIGTLLPQVFTVTVSTVAENLAQLMYSIMMTGYMFQNAQYRLELQQSLEPVALPQGQEKKDAPEYAPGTQKSNVSGEVIRWNNVSGPEKIDAKKYIELLEAEIEELNNEVGRKSANGQNELLEYLKSLEPQNLKELTSTAGDDVVVAMDTFIKRLLAVSDPSQMKASVTSTTAAELAKLLYWLMVVGYSLRNIEVRFDMERVLGNPPKLAELPPGENV; this is encoded by the exons ATGATTGGAACACTACTCCCACAAGTTTTTACAGTCACAGTGTCCACA GTTGCCGAAAATCTTGCACAACTTATGTACAGTATCATGATGACTGGATATATGTTTCAAAATGCACAGTACAGGTTGGAACTGCAGCAAAGTTTAGAGCCAGTTGCTCTTCCCCAAGGGcaagagaaaaag GATGCACCAGAGTATGCACCTGGTACACAGAAGTCGAATGTGTCAGGGGAAGTTATTAGGTGGAATAATGTTTCTGGCCCTGAGAAAATAGATGCTAAGAAGTACATAGAGTTACTTGAAGCAGAGATTGAGGAATTGAATAATGAAGTTGGTAGGAAATCTGCAAATGGACAAAATGAATTGTTGGAGTATCTCAAGTCTCTCGAGCCCCAAAATTTAAAG GAGTTGACTAGTACTGCTGGAGATGATGTTGTGGTTGCAATGGATACATTCATCAAGCGGCTTTTGGCTGTTTCAGATCCTAGCCAAATGAAG GCTAGTGTAACATCAACAACTGCAGCAGAACTTGCAAAGCTGCTTTATTGGCTAATGGTAGTCGGATATAGTCTTCGCAACATTGAAGTTCGTTTTGATATGGAACGAGTACTTGGGAATCCTCCAAAGCTCGCAGAATTGCCTCCAGGTGAAAATGTTTAA